A section of the Gemmatimonadales bacterium genome encodes:
- a CDS encoding response regulator transcription factor produces the protein MVDRIRVAVVDDHAVVREGIRRVLEGEPGVSVIAEGRNGDEALSLVERDHPDVLVIDVAMPGRTGIQVASEMRQLESETRVLILSMYDQPEYVLESVKAGARGYLLKDSPPAELRRAVRAVYDGESYFPPSIAARLAAAKQAPPEKSPLDVLSPREREVLLGVARGETNKEIAARLGISHRTVETHRESLMDKLDIRTIAGLTRLVLEAGLLT, from the coding sequence ATGGTAGATCGCATTCGAGTGGCGGTGGTTGATGATCACGCGGTCGTGCGCGAGGGGATTCGTCGCGTGCTGGAGGGAGAGCCTGGCGTGTCGGTGATCGCCGAAGGACGCAACGGCGACGAGGCCCTCTCACTCGTCGAGCGCGATCATCCCGATGTCCTGGTGATCGACGTTGCGATGCCGGGGCGGACCGGCATCCAGGTGGCGTCGGAGATGCGACAGCTCGAGAGCGAGACCCGCGTGCTGATCCTCTCGATGTACGATCAGCCGGAATACGTGCTCGAAAGCGTCAAGGCCGGCGCGCGCGGCTATCTGCTCAAGGATTCACCGCCAGCAGAGTTGCGGCGCGCGGTGCGCGCGGTCTACGACGGGGAGAGCTACTTTCCGCCGAGCATCGCGGCGCGGCTCGCCGCGGCAAAGCAGGCGCCGCCGGAGAAATCGCCGCTCGACGTCCTCTCCCCGCGCGAACGCGAAGTGCTCCTCGGCGTCGCGCGCGGCGAGACCAACAAGGAGATCGCGGCGCGTCTCGGCATCTCCCACCGCACCGTCGAAACCCACCGTGAATCGCTGATGGACAAGCTCGACATCCGCACCATCGCCGGCCTCACCCGCCTCGTCCTCGAAGCGGGGCTGCTCACCTAG
- a CDS encoding sensor histidine kinase — translation MLQAALPTTASPELAEAVFQAVITAGLALLALVLYRRLPQRWLAWWAAAWGLYVLRLAAIILVLLTRNLTWLFWHQVATGWVALAILWAALVFSRDTRWRPAYAAVALFPLLWAWVAIHQLDRFVLAAAPMVALIAGATLWTGWVFWRYAQRTGAAGARFVAIAFALWGLHHLDYPLLRARGAWGAWGYFLDILFELAVGIGFGMMVLSELAERLRTRTEDLAHLSALMVRQHEAERSRLSRDLHDETAQTLSAVKLEVGMLREGADATTSDRLDHVLELVDNGIRGIRRVMNDLRPALLDDLGLIPAIRSLADDMQDRGAALVTVDLPDSAPRLAPDAELALFRAAQEALANVVRHAGATEVTVQLRTGMNRLRLAVRDNGRGIPAGGANAGEPNHLGLAGMRERITALGGSVSVVNVKPHGVEIVVELPEHELKIRAPKEEPRW, via the coding sequence ATGCTGCAGGCCGCACTGCCGACCACTGCGTCACCCGAGCTCGCCGAAGCGGTGTTTCAGGCGGTCATCACCGCCGGTCTCGCGCTGCTGGCGCTGGTCCTTTACCGCCGCCTCCCGCAACGATGGCTGGCATGGTGGGCCGCCGCCTGGGGTCTCTACGTCCTCCGCCTCGCCGCGATCATCCTCGTCCTGCTCACCCGCAACCTCACCTGGCTCTTCTGGCACCAGGTCGCCACCGGGTGGGTCGCGCTGGCGATCCTCTGGGCTGCGCTGGTCTTCTCGCGCGACACCCGGTGGCGGCCGGCCTATGCCGCCGTGGCGCTCTTCCCGCTCCTCTGGGCGTGGGTGGCGATCCACCAACTCGATCGCTTCGTCCTCGCCGCCGCCCCGATGGTGGCGCTCATCGCCGGTGCAACGCTCTGGACCGGGTGGGTCTTCTGGCGCTACGCCCAGCGGACCGGTGCCGCCGGCGCCCGCTTCGTGGCGATCGCCTTCGCGCTCTGGGGGCTGCACCATCTCGACTATCCGCTCCTCCGCGCCCGCGGCGCGTGGGGCGCGTGGGGGTATTTCCTCGACATCCTCTTCGAACTCGCCGTCGGCATCGGATTCGGGATGATGGTCCTGTCGGAGCTCGCCGAGCGCCTACGCACCCGCACCGAAGATCTCGCGCACCTGTCGGCGCTCATGGTGCGGCAGCATGAGGCGGAACGAAGCCGGCTCTCGCGCGACCTGCATGACGAAACGGCGCAGACGCTGTCGGCGGTGAAGCTCGAGGTCGGCATGCTGCGTGAAGGCGCCGACGCCACCACGAGTGATCGTCTCGACCACGTCCTTGAGCTGGTCGACAACGGGATCCGCGGCATCCGGCGCGTGATGAACGATCTCCGTCCGGCACTCCTCGACGACCTGGGCCTCATCCCCGCGATCCGTTCGCTCGCCGACGACATGCAGGATCGCGGCGCCGCACTGGTGACCGTCGACCTCCCCGATTCCGCACCGCGGCTCGCGCCCGATGCCGAACTGGCGCTCTTCCGCGCCGCGCAGGAAGCGCTCGCCAACGTGGTGCGCCACGCCGGTGCCACCGAGGTCACCGTACAACTCCGGACCGGAATGAACCGGCTGCGCCTCGCCGTGCGCGACAATGGCCGCGGCATTCCCGCGGGAGGTGCAAATGCCGGCGAGCCAAACCATCTTGGACTCGCCGGGATGCGGGAACGGATCACCGCGCTCGGCGGGTCGGTGTCGGTCGTGAATGTGAAACCGCACGGCGTCGAGATCGTCGTCGAATTGCCGGAGCATGAGCTCAAGATCCGCGCGCCGAAAGAGGAACCACGATGGTAG